A stretch of DNA from Microbacterium sp. LWS13-1.2:
CCTTCACGAACTACGGCACGGGCCACGCCGGCACGCAGGAGCAGGCCGTCGAGGCGGCGCTCATCCAGGGCGAGCGTCGCATCGAGGACTCGCCGACCTACCCGCTCTCGGTGGTCGAGCGGGTCGGCGAGCTCGGCTTCGCGGTCGTCGACGAGAACGGCGACGTGCTCGTCGGGTCGGCCGAGCAGCCGCTGGAAGAGGCCCGGGATGCCGAAGTGGGCAGCGGCGGCGTCCCCACGGAGGTCCCTGGCTGGGACGTCGTGCCGCGCACCACGGTCATCACCGACGCCGAACTGCAGGAGCAGATCGCCGGCCTGCGCGTCGCGGTGTCGGAAGACCCCAACGACGGCTCGATCCGCACGCGCGACGGTTCGTCGGGCGCCGTCTACGAGTCGACGCTGGTGTGGGATGCCGGTGCCCAGACGATCACCGACACGACCACCGGCACGGTCTACACCGCGAACGACCAGGGCTCGTTCGTCGCCGAGGACGGCTCGGCGCTTCCCACCGGCTGGTACGTGAACGTCGGGTTCGAGAACTTCTTCCGCCTGTTCACCGATCCCGCGCTCGCGCAGACGCTGCTATCGGTCACCGTGTGGACCTTCGCGTTCGCGACGCTCTCGGTCGTGCTGCCGTTCGCGCTGGGGCTCCTGCTCGCGCTCATCTACAACGACGCGCGCCTGAAGGGCCGGCGGTTCCTGCGAACGCTGTACATCCTCCCCTACGCGTTCCCCGCGTTCATGTCGGCGCTGCTGTTCCGCGGCATGTTCAACGCCGAGTTCGGCGTGATCAACGACCTGTTCTTCTTCGGCGCCAACATCAACTGGCTGGGCGATCCATGGCTCGCCCGCGCCGCCGTGGTCTGGGTGAACCTGTGGCTCACCTACCCGTACTACTTCCTGGTGTGCACCGGCGCGCTGCAGGCGCTTCCGCAGGACACGCTGGAGGCGGCATCCATCGACGGCGCGGGCCGGACCCGACAGCTCCGGTCCATCATCCTGCCGCTGGTGCTCGTCGCGACCGCGCCCCTGCTGATCTCGTCGTTCGCGTTCAGCTTCAACAACTTCACGGTCATCTACATGTTCAACAACGGCGGCCCGGCGATACCCGGCGCGCCGTACGCGCTCGGCGCCACCGACATCCTCATCTCCGCGATCTACGACATCTCGGGGGTCTCGGGCGGCGCAGCCGACTACGGCCTCGCGAGCGCGCTGTCCATCCTCGTGTTCGCCGTCGTCGGGGGCATCTCGGCGATCGCGTTCCGCCAGACCCGCAAGCTCGAGGAGTTCCAGTGATGACCACCACCACCGAGGTCGCTGCGGGACGGGCCACCCGTGCCCCCGAAGATCGCCGTGCCGCCCGCCGGCGGCGCTGGCTGCTCGAGGTCGGCTGGAAGTATCTCCTCGCCGTCGTCGTGATCTTCTACGCGATCTTCCCGCTCGTGTACGTGCTGTCGGCGTCGCTGAACCCGTACGGCACGCTCGCCGCCAGCAACGCCCTCTTCAGCGTGATCGACGTGTCCAACTACGCCGCACTCGGCGAGACCCGGTTCTGGACGTGGGCGGGCAACACCCTGCTGATCGGCGGCATCGCCGCGGTGGGAGCGGTGCTGATGGGCGCCGCAGCGGCCTACGCGTTCTCGCGCTTCCGCTTCTCAGGGCGCCGGGCCGGGCTCACCGGCCTCCTCATCATCCAGATGTTCCCGCAGGCGCTCGCGTTCGTCGCGATCTTCCTCATGCTGCTGGCCCTCGGCGAGGTGGTTCCCGTGCTCGGACTCAACTCGAAGATCGCGCTCATCTGCGTATACCTGGGCGGTGCGCTCGGCGTGAACACGTTCCTGATGTACGGCTTCTTCAACACGGTGCCGATCGAGATCGATGAGTCCGCGAAGATCGATGGCGCGACGCACGCGCAGATCTTCTGGCGGCTCATCATCCCGCTCGTGACGCCGATCCTCGCGGTCGTGGCGCTGCTGGCCTTCATCGCGGCGTTCGGCGACTACATCATCGCCAAGATCGTCCTCGTCTCGGAGGAGAACTGGACGCTCGCCGTCGGCATGTACCAGTGGGTCTCCAACCAGCTCGCCTCCAACTGGGGCCTGTTCGCGGCCGGCGCCGTCATCGCCGCCATTCCCGTGCTCGTCCTGTTCCTGTCGCTGCAGCGCTACATCGTCGGCGGGCTCACCGCCGGCTCCGTCAAGGGCTGACCCCACCCGGGTCCCTGATCATCGTCGATCGGAGATGTTCATGTCCACCCTCTTCCGCCGCCACCCCGTGCGGTCCTCGCCGCGGCCGCGGCATCCGTCACCCTCATCGCCGGCTTCGCGCTCGCGGCCCCGGCAGCCGCCGATGAGGCCGACGAGCCGGTCGACGCCGGCATCTTCGCCGACATGGTCGACGGTCTCGCCGACGACTTCGCAATGGGCGTCGACGTCTCCACCGTGCTCTCGCTCGAAGAGAGCGGGGTGGTGTTCCGGGATGCCGCAGGGCAGCCCGCCGACCTCTTCGAGATGCTCGCCGCCGACGGCGTGAACTCGGTGCGCGTCCGCGTCTGGAACGACCCCTACGACGCGACGGGCCGCGGCTACGGCGGCGGCAACGTCGACGTCGACCGCGCCGTCGAGATCGGGGAGCGTGCGACCGCCGCAGGCTCGGACGTGCGGGTGGACTTCCACTATTCGGACTTCTGGGCCGACCTCGCGCATCAGCTCGCGCCGAAGGCGTGGGAGGCTCTCACCCTCACCGCCGTGCTGTCGGACATCGCCACGACCTACGACAAGAAGCCCGACTCGACGACGCGGTCGCGGTGGGCGAGGTCGTGCTCGCCGGTTCGAAGGCGACGGCCGTCGATGTGAAGGCGACCACGAAGCTCGTCGAGAAGGCGGTGCACCAGCTGAAGAAGCGGAAGCCCTAGGCGCGCTATCCGCGCATCGAGAGGGCTGCCTGATACAGCTCGCGGCTGGAGTGTCTGGTCAAGCCGGACACCTCGGCCGCGGCGGCCTTGAGGCGTGTGCCCTCGCGGACGAGCTCGAGGACCTGGGTCACCGCGTCGGAGAAGGCGACGGCGCGCGCTGGCGCCCCCTCGACGACGATCACGAGCTCTCCCCGCACGCCGGCCTCGGCCCACGCGACGAGGTCGGCCAGCGGTCCGCGCGCTACCTCCTCGTGCAGCTTCGTGAGCTCGCGGCAGACGGCCGCACGCCGATCCGCGCCGAAGGCGGTCGCCATGTCGGCGAGCGTGGCCGCCGCCCGCGAGGGCGCCTCGAAGAAGACCATGGTGCGCGGCTCCGAGGCGAGCGAGCGGAAGCCCGCCGCTCGTTCTCCCGGCTTGCGCGCCACGAATCCCTCGAAGGTGAAGCGGTCGGTCGGCAGCCCCGATACCGCGAGCGCGGTCACGACCGCGCTCGGCCCCGGGATCACTGTCACGAGGACGCCCGCGTCGGCGGCCGCCGCCACGAGCCCGTAGCCGGGGTCGCTCACCGTGGGCATGCCGGCGTCGCTCAGCACGAGCACGTCCTGTTCCCGAGCGAGCTCCACGAGCTCCGGAGCGCGTTCCTTCTCGTTGTGGTCGTGCAGGGCGATCAGGCGCGGTCTGTTCGAGATGCCGAGCGCGGCCAGCAGCCGCTGCGTCGTGCGGGTGTCCTCGGCGGCGACGACGGTCGCCTCGGAGAGGGCCTCGACGAGGCGGCGGGACGCGTCCCCGAGGTTTCCGATGGGGGTCGCCGCGAGGATGATCACGCCCTCAGCCTAAACTTGCCGGGTGACGGATGCCCCACGGCCCGCGGTCGACCAGCCCAGTGTCGACCAGCACAGTGCCGACCAGTCCGCCGCGCCCCTCATTCCGCCGGCACGTCCGAGCCTGTACGACCGCTTTGCACGCCGCCTGAGCCGGGATGCGCGCGCCCGGCGCCTCTACGCCTGGCTCGGACCGGCGATCG
This window harbors:
- a CDS encoding glycosyl hydrolase 53 family protein, encoding MVDGLADDFAMGVDVSTVLSLEESGVVFRDAAGQPADLFEMLAADGVNSVRVRVWNDPYDATGRGYGGGNVDVDRAVEIGERATAAGSDVRVDFHYSDFWADLAHQLAPKAWEALTLTAVLSDIATTYDKKPDSTTRSRWARSCSPVRRRRPSM
- a CDS encoding sugar ABC transporter permease, which gives rise to MTTTTEVAAGRATRAPEDRRAARRRRWLLEVGWKYLLAVVVIFYAIFPLVYVLSASLNPYGTLAASNALFSVIDVSNYAALGETRFWTWAGNTLLIGGIAAVGAVLMGAAAAYAFSRFRFSGRRAGLTGLLIIQMFPQALAFVAIFLMLLALGEVVPVLGLNSKIALICVYLGGALGVNTFLMYGFFNTVPIEIDESAKIDGATHAQIFWRLIIPLVTPILAVVALLAFIAAFGDYIIAKIVLVSEENWTLAVGMYQWVSNQLASNWGLFAAGAVIAAIPVLVLFLSLQRYIVGGLTAGSVKG
- the rsmI gene encoding 16S rRNA (cytidine(1402)-2'-O)-methyltransferase, which encodes MIILAATPIGNLGDASRRLVEALSEATVVAAEDTRTTQRLLAALGISNRPRLIALHDHNEKERAPELVELAREQDVLVLSDAGMPTVSDPGYGLVAAAADAGVLVTVIPGPSAVVTALAVSGLPTDRFTFEGFVARKPGERAAGFRSLASEPRTMVFFEAPSRAAATLADMATAFGADRRAAVCRELTKLHEEVARGPLADLVAWAEAGVRGELVIVVEGAPARAVAFSDAVTQVLELVREGTRLKAAAAEVSGLTRHSSRELYQAALSMRG
- a CDS encoding ABC transporter permease subunit: MTVDAPTTPRAPAEPAPRESHARRWRGPGWGFLAKLALMALVNAFGVMTLLSAFRVESWVVFSATLVLLLAADVVYFTRRSLPLKYLLPGLVFLLVFQVFIFGYTAYIAFTNYGTGHAGTQEQAVEAALIQGERRIEDSPTYPLSVVERVGELGFAVVDENGDVLVGSAEQPLEEARDAEVGSGGVPTEVPGWDVVPRTTVITDAELQEQIAGLRVAVSEDPNDGSIRTRDGSSGAVYESTLVWDAGAQTITDTTTGTVYTANDQGSFVAEDGSALPTGWYVNVGFENFFRLFTDPALAQTLLSVTVWTFAFATLSVVLPFALGLLLALIYNDARLKGRRFLRTLYILPYAFPAFMSALLFRGMFNAEFGVINDLFFFGANINWLGDPWLARAAVVWVNLWLTYPYYFLVCTGALQALPQDTLEAASIDGAGRTRQLRSIILPLVLVATAPLLISSFAFSFNNFTVIYMFNNGGPAIPGAPYALGATDILISAIYDISGVSGGAADYGLASALSILVFAVVGGISAIAFRQTRKLEEFQ